Proteins encoded in a region of the Streptomyces sp. NBC_00258 genome:
- a CDS encoding FAD/NAD(P)-binding protein, protein MRTVRFRRTVCSAQRPTCPGVTPLSAATAEPTDPARTTEPTGTTEPAETANSGRGRAASVALVGAGPRGTSVLERLCASAPELLSPGTRLTVHVVDPSPPGPGRVWRTAQPAELLMNTVASQVTLFTDESVDCSGPIRPGPSLHTWADGVLGPDDYPTRAQYGQYLEWVFAEVVRGAPPALRVLTHRARATRLDETADGHQTLALDNGRTLPDLSAVVLAQGHLPAVADRAQQRLAAYADRHGLRHVPPANPADLDLSSVAPGETVLLRGLGLNFFDHMALLTTARGGRFRHTPDGLRYLPSGREPRLRAGSRRGIPYQARGDNAKGPYGRHVPLVLTPDVISRFRKRADSGDAPDFLTEIWPLVAKEVETVYYEGVLGPDTALTRGFRDRFLAVPHRDPQEAPILDEFGIAEADRWSWDRISRPYGGRVFAGPGDFREWLLDHLREDAAQAALGNVEGPLKAALDVLRDLRNELRQIVDHGGLGGASRREHLDRWYTPLNAFLSIGPPRRRIEEMTALIEAGVLEVLGPRLEVRAEGGAWVAHSPDVPGSTVTATTLVEARLPEPDLRRTADELLARLLKTGQCRPHTVDGYETGGLDVTQRPYRLIDRQGRPHPRRFAIGVPTEGVHWVTAAGARPGVDSVTLSDADAVARAVLRTAADQAGQGRETDPEPTARAKAWPKVELASID, encoded by the coding sequence ATGCGGACCGTCCGCTTCCGGCGGACGGTGTGCTCTGCCCAGCGCCCCACCTGTCCGGGAGTCACACCTTTGTCTGCAGCGACCGCGGAGCCGACGGACCCGGCACGGACCACGGAACCAACGGGGACCACGGAACCGGCGGAGACCGCGAACTCCGGGAGAGGCCGGGCCGCGTCCGTCGCGCTGGTCGGCGCAGGCCCCCGCGGCACCAGCGTCCTGGAACGCCTCTGCGCCTCCGCGCCCGAGCTCCTCTCTCCCGGCACCCGCCTGACGGTCCATGTCGTCGACCCGTCGCCGCCGGGCCCCGGCAGGGTCTGGCGCACCGCCCAGCCGGCCGAGCTGCTGATGAACACCGTGGCCTCACAGGTCACCCTCTTCACCGACGAGAGCGTGGACTGCTCGGGCCCGATACGCCCCGGCCCGAGCCTGCACACGTGGGCCGACGGCGTACTGGGCCCGGACGACTATCCGACCCGCGCCCAGTACGGGCAGTACCTGGAGTGGGTCTTCGCCGAGGTGGTCCGCGGGGCACCGCCCGCGCTGCGGGTCCTGACACACCGGGCGCGCGCGACCCGCCTCGACGAGACGGCCGACGGCCACCAGACCCTCGCACTCGACAACGGCCGCACCCTCCCGGACCTGTCCGCGGTGGTCCTGGCCCAGGGGCACCTGCCGGCCGTGGCGGACCGGGCACAGCAGCGCCTGGCCGCGTACGCCGACCGCCACGGCCTGCGTCATGTCCCGCCCGCCAACCCGGCGGACCTCGACCTCTCCTCCGTCGCCCCCGGCGAGACCGTCCTCCTGCGGGGTCTCGGCCTCAACTTCTTCGACCACATGGCGCTGTTGACGACGGCCCGCGGCGGCCGTTTCCGGCACACCCCGGACGGCCTGCGCTACCTCCCCTCGGGCCGGGAGCCGCGCCTGCGGGCGGGCTCCCGCCGCGGCATCCCGTACCAGGCCCGCGGCGACAACGCGAAGGGCCCGTACGGGCGTCACGTGCCCCTCGTCCTCACCCCGGACGTCATCTCCCGCTTCCGCAAGCGCGCGGACTCGGGCGACGCACCGGACTTCCTCACGGAGATATGGCCGTTGGTGGCGAAGGAGGTCGAAACCGTCTACTACGAAGGGGTGTTGGGGCCTGACACCGCCCTGACACGCGGCTTCCGTGACCGCTTCCTCGCCGTTCCCCACCGTGATCCCCAAGAGGCCCCGATCCTGGACGAGTTCGGGATCGCGGAGGCCGACCGGTGGTCCTGGGACCGGATTTCACGGCCGTACGGCGGTCGGGTCTTCGCCGGTCCGGGCGACTTCAGGGAGTGGCTGCTGGACCACCTCCGCGAGGACGCCGCACAGGCCGCGCTCGGCAACGTCGAGGGTCCCCTCAAGGCGGCTCTCGACGTACTGCGCGACCTGCGCAACGAGTTGCGGCAGATCGTCGACCACGGCGGGCTCGGCGGAGCCTCGCGCCGGGAGCACCTGGACCGCTGGTACACCCCGCTCAACGCGTTCCTCTCGATCGGCCCGCCCAGGCGCCGTATCGAGGAGATGACCGCGCTGATCGAGGCGGGCGTCCTGGAGGTGCTGGGCCCGCGGCTGGAGGTGCGGGCCGAGGGCGGGGCCTGGGTGGCGCACTCCCCCGACGTGCCCGGCTCGACCGTGACGGCGACGACACTCGTCGAGGCACGCCTGCCCGAGCCGGACCTCCGCCGGACGGCCGACGAACTCCTCGCCCGGCTCCTCAAGACGGGCCAGTGCCGTCCGCACACGGTGGACGGTTACGAAACCGGAGGACTGGACGTAACACAGCGCCCCTACCGTCTGATCGACCGTCAGGGACGCCCGCACCCAAGGCGGTTCGCGATCGGAGTGCCTACGGAGGGTGTGCACTGGGTGACCGCCGCCGGAGCCCGGCCCGGTGTGGACTCGGTCACTCTGTCGGACGCCGACGCGGTGGCGCGGGCGGTTCTGCGGACGGCCGCGGACCAGGCGGGACAAGGGCGCGAGACGGATCCGGAACCCACAGCACGCGCAAAAGCTTGGCCAAAAGTTGAACTTGCAAGCATTGATTAG
- a CDS encoding DoxX family protein, with amino-acid sequence MTGRLNSAQPYAIGLFRIVIGLLFACHGAVSLLGVLGGMDGKGATVETGAWPNWYAAVIELVGGTLVLLGLGTRIAAFIASGAMAYAYFKVHQPEHLWPIRNNGEGAAMYSWSMLLLVFTGSGAFGLDRFFAGRSSSSTEKRSSEPIAA; translated from the coding sequence ATGACCGGACGCCTCAACAGCGCCCAGCCGTACGCCATCGGCCTGTTCCGCATAGTCATCGGCCTGCTCTTCGCCTGCCACGGCGCCGTCTCGCTCCTCGGCGTCCTCGGCGGCATGGACGGCAAGGGCGCCACTGTCGAGACCGGCGCCTGGCCCAACTGGTACGCGGCCGTCATCGAGCTCGTCGGCGGCACCCTGGTCCTGCTCGGCCTCGGCACCCGCATCGCGGCGTTCATCGCGTCGGGCGCGATGGCCTACGCGTACTTCAAGGTCCACCAGCCCGAGCACCTGTGGCCGATCAGGAACAACGGCGAGGGCGCGGCCATGTACTCCTGGTCGATGCTCCTGCTGGTCTTCACCGGTTCGGGCGCGTTCGGCCTCGACCGGTTCTTCGCGGGCCGCTCGTCCTCGTCCACCGAGAAGCGCTCCTCGGAGCCGATCGCGGCCTGA
- a CDS encoding superoxide dismutase family protein → MGLVVLALASAALATGAGGAYGAGGAYGAAGDGGTVEAGGGTGGKHGYSMRTDARFAPPGAFVPSAAVTYDMRLVPAGSWIEVGQRSAERGATTVKLRVTGLKAGHEYGAHVHRKPCGADPAAAGGHYQHRPSTDPADVNPGNEVWLDFTADSRGAGAASARHDWNFRFGEAASVVLHGEQGGSGVRLACFTVPFGWR, encoded by the coding sequence GTGGGGCTCGTCGTCCTGGCGTTGGCGTCTGCCGCGCTCGCGACCGGTGCGGGTGGTGCCTACGGTGCGGGTGGTGCCTACGGTGCGGCCGGCGACGGCGGCACGGTCGAGGCGGGCGGCGGCACCGGCGGCAAGCACGGCTACTCGATGCGGACCGACGCCCGTTTCGCCCCGCCCGGCGCCTTCGTCCCGTCGGCGGCCGTCACGTACGACATGAGGCTCGTGCCCGCCGGCTCGTGGATCGAGGTGGGCCAGCGCAGTGCGGAGCGCGGCGCCACGACGGTGAAGCTGCGGGTGACCGGACTGAAGGCGGGGCACGAGTACGGCGCGCATGTGCACCGGAAGCCGTGCGGCGCCGATCCGGCCGCCGCGGGCGGGCACTACCAGCACCGGCCGTCCACGGACCCCGCCGACGTGAACCCCGGCAACGAGGTCTGGCTCGACTTCACGGCGGACTCGCGTGGGGCGGGTGCGGCGAGTGCGCGGCACGACTGGAACTTCCGGTTCGGTGAGGCCGCGTCCGTTGTGCTGCACGGTGAACAGGGTGGCTCGGGCGTGCGGTTGGCCTGCTTCACGGTGCCGTTCGGCTGGAGGTGA
- a CDS encoding DUF2277 domain-containing protein, whose protein sequence is MCRSIKTLRPPVLPEEATDEDIRAAALQYVRKVSGFRAPAAHNREVFDRAVDAIAEATAELLDGLEIRGQRATGSQADSSRQAG, encoded by the coding sequence ATGTGCCGCAGCATCAAGACTCTCCGACCGCCCGTCCTGCCCGAAGAGGCCACGGACGAGGACATCCGCGCCGCCGCCCTCCAGTACGTCCGCAAGGTCTCCGGCTTCCGTGCCCCGGCCGCGCACAACCGCGAGGTCTTCGACCGCGCGGTCGACGCGATCGCCGAGGCGACGGCCGAGCTGCTGGACGGCCTGGAGATACGAGGGCAGAGGGCCACCGGCAGCCAGGCCGACAGCAGCCGCCAGGCCGGCTGA
- a CDS encoding DedA family protein, which yields MLESVGSLSGSPWIYSQWIYAVVALSVLLDVFLPVLPSGVLVITAATAAAAGTGAAAVHVPDIPTAHVPDLLALTLCAATASVLGDLVAYRLAWRGGERLDRAIARSRRLRGAQERLGAALARGGGALVVLARFAPAGRSVVSLGAGAAHRRVREFLPWSILAGLAWAAYSVALGYFGGQWLGATWLATGVSLVALFGAGAGAAFLMRRPSPAPVPVSVPAQVQVQVPVEVHLPVQVQVPEAGPGA from the coding sequence GTGCTTGAGAGTGTGGGGTCGCTGTCCGGCAGCCCTTGGATCTACAGCCAATGGATCTATGCCGTGGTGGCTCTGTCGGTCCTGTTAGACGTCTTTCTGCCGGTACTGCCGAGCGGCGTCCTCGTCATCACGGCGGCGACGGCGGCCGCGGCCGGTACCGGCGCGGCGGCCGTGCACGTGCCGGACATCCCGACCGCGCACGTGCCGGACCTCCTCGCGCTGACCCTCTGCGCCGCGACGGCCTCGGTCCTCGGCGACCTGGTGGCGTACCGGCTGGCCTGGCGCGGCGGGGAGCGCCTGGACCGCGCCATCGCCCGCTCCCGCCGCCTGAGAGGTGCGCAGGAACGTCTCGGCGCGGCCCTCGCACGCGGCGGCGGCGCCCTGGTCGTCCTGGCCCGCTTCGCGCCCGCCGGCCGCTCGGTCGTCTCGCTCGGCGCGGGCGCCGCGCACCGCCGCGTACGTGAATTCCTGCCGTGGTCGATCCTCGCGGGGCTCGCCTGGGCCGCGTACAGCGTCGCCCTCGGCTACTTCGGCGGCCAGTGGCTGGGCGCGACCTGGCTCGCCACCGGCGTCTCGCTTGTGGCGCTGTTCGGGGCGGGCGCGGGGGCGGCGTTCCTGATGCGACGGCCGTCACCGGCACCTGTGCCCGTGTCGGTACCGGCGCAGGTGCAGGTGCAGGTGCCGGTGGAGGTACACCTGCCGGTGCAGGTACAGGTGCCGGAGGCGGGCCCGGGAGCCTGA